One stretch of Sinomonas terrae DNA includes these proteins:
- a CDS encoding YciI family protein: MTKYLISFPSGAMDVAAEDMQAVSDAAHAVVAEAKDAGVWVFGGGIDESILPVRVDGDGAVTEGTYPQTKQIEGGYAILELPSRKAAFEWAAKIAAACRCAQEVRAFMYDPAS, encoded by the coding sequence ATGACGAAGTACCTGATTTCGTTCCCGAGCGGCGCTATGGACGTTGCCGCCGAGGATATGCAAGCAGTTTCGGATGCAGCGCACGCGGTTGTGGCAGAGGCGAAGGATGCGGGCGTCTGGGTGTTCGGCGGTGGAATCGACGAGAGCATTCTGCCCGTTCGGGTCGATGGGGATGGTGCGGTCACTGAGGGGACATATCCGCAGACGAAGCAGATCGAAGGCGGTTACGCAATACTGGAGCTGCCCTCCCGCAAGGCGGCATTCGAATGGGCTGCGAAAATTGCGGCGGCCTGCCGGTGCGCCCAGGAGGTGCGGGCATTCATGTATGACCCAGCCAGCTGA
- a CDS encoding ATP-dependent nuclease: MPCEVTLGDGVTTERKVTIGRRYNGCCWIRVSVNERRFLQNVLEGHPEAETLLAAQANVASLKEALTTDPMPSLTAVEPTEEAEEGTEEEDSAAANAEALAKITSHVGDKEDLGAIARGVVLKRMPKFFRFASYQNLEGRADVSSLRTQADEQPGASSKQTARALLRLADTDIDAVTDAEFESRTAELEAVSSDLSREMSEYWSTNPELRIKVEIEPETVTAPNGQTSVVRHLNFRVEDRKHDFTNNFSLRSSGYQWFFSFLAAFSEFEDRDDVVILLDEPALTLHAKAQRDFLRFINKRLAPVGQVLYTTHSPFMVEQIERVRVVEDRGHDIGSVTSSDALEVGEDSAFPLQAPLGYDLSQNLFIGERNLLVEGPSDRAYLDVIGRYLRAQGRDGVDERWRILPAGGASNVPAFVSLLGQKVSVTVLLDSGTEGSGKVEAAMKANKIAAKRVVFVGSVLEQRHSDIEDLFTAGDYLGLYNEAFGKKHKVGDLPDNPDRLVLRLEKLDGKFDHWRPAEVLLRDPSKVEKLSQTTLANFEQLAKAINATHG, from the coding sequence ATGCCCTGCGAGGTCACCCTAGGCGATGGCGTCACGACCGAGAGAAAGGTCACCATCGGCCGGCGCTACAACGGCTGTTGCTGGATCCGTGTGTCGGTCAACGAGCGCAGGTTCCTTCAGAACGTTCTCGAGGGCCACCCGGAGGCCGAGACACTCCTGGCGGCACAAGCCAATGTCGCCTCGCTCAAAGAAGCTCTTACAACGGATCCGATGCCTTCGCTGACAGCGGTCGAACCGACTGAGGAGGCTGAGGAAGGCACTGAAGAAGAAGATTCGGCCGCTGCCAACGCCGAAGCGCTGGCGAAAATCACGTCACATGTGGGCGATAAGGAGGACCTGGGCGCGATCGCGAGGGGGGTCGTGCTGAAGAGAATGCCAAAGTTCTTCCGCTTCGCTTCGTACCAGAACCTCGAAGGCCGTGCGGACGTCTCAAGCTTGCGCACCCAAGCCGACGAGCAGCCCGGTGCCTCGTCGAAGCAGACCGCGCGCGCCCTGCTTCGACTGGCCGACACAGACATCGACGCGGTGACCGACGCGGAGTTCGAGTCGCGAACGGCTGAGCTTGAGGCGGTGTCTAGTGACCTTTCCCGTGAGATGTCCGAGTACTGGAGCACGAACCCTGAGCTGCGGATAAAGGTGGAAATCGAGCCGGAGACCGTCACGGCCCCGAACGGCCAGACGAGTGTGGTGCGCCACCTCAACTTCCGGGTCGAGGACCGGAAGCATGACTTCACGAACAATTTCTCGCTCCGGTCCTCCGGCTACCAGTGGTTCTTCTCCTTCCTCGCGGCCTTTAGCGAGTTCGAGGATCGCGATGACGTGGTGATCCTGCTCGACGAACCGGCGTTGACGCTGCACGCGAAGGCACAGCGCGACTTCCTGCGCTTCATCAACAAGCGACTGGCCCCTGTCGGGCAGGTTCTTTACACGACGCACTCGCCGTTCATGGTCGAGCAGATCGAGCGGGTCCGAGTCGTCGAGGACCGAGGCCACGACATCGGCTCGGTTACCTCGTCGGACGCGCTGGAGGTCGGTGAGGACAGCGCGTTCCCCCTTCAGGCACCGCTCGGCTATGACCTGTCGCAAAACCTCTTCATCGGGGAGCGAAACCTCCTCGTCGAGGGCCCCTCAGACCGGGCGTACCTCGATGTGATCGGCCGTTACCTCCGCGCCCAGGGCCGCGATGGCGTCGACGAGCGCTGGCGGATTCTCCCCGCCGGTGGGGCGTCGAACGTGCCCGCCTTCGTCTCGCTACTCGGGCAGAAGGTGTCCGTGACGGTGCTGCTTGACTCGGGCACCGAGGGCAGCGGGAAGGTCGAAGCCGCGATGAAGGCGAACAAAATCGCCGCGAAGCGGGTTGTCTTCGTCGGGTCGGTCCTCGAACAGAGGCACAGCGACATCGAGGACCTGTTCACCGCGGGCGACTACCTCGGACTGTACAACGAGGCGTTCGGCAAGAAGCACAAGGTCGGCGACTTGCCCGACAATCCTGATCGGCTCGTGCTGCGGTTGGAGAAACTGGACGGGAAGTTCGACCACTGGCGACCAGCTGAGGTCCTGCTCCGTGACCCGTCCAAGGTTGAGAAGCTCTCGCAGACCACACTGGCCAACTTCGAGCAGCTGGCCAAAGCCATCAACGCAACCCACGGCTGA
- a CDS encoding Asp23/Gls24 family envelope stress response protein, with translation MEQYPEVRPGPPAYAVDPPEPGGRTIIQEQAVAKVAAAAARSVLGVHSLGTAPSRALGAIRDAVGADHAGGVRAEVGETQAAVDVTLVAKYGIPLQKLADDVRAAVYRAVEELTGLTVIEVNVEIADVFIGESRPGDARQPEPPVAPRSAGPAGIEVL, from the coding sequence ATGGAGCAATATCCTGAGGTGCGACCGGGCCCGCCCGCGTACGCAGTCGATCCTCCCGAGCCTGGTGGCCGGACGATTATCCAAGAGCAGGCCGTGGCGAAGGTCGCGGCGGCGGCCGCACGATCCGTCCTCGGCGTGCACTCGCTTGGCACCGCTCCCTCCCGGGCCCTCGGCGCGATCCGGGACGCGGTCGGCGCGGATCACGCGGGGGGCGTGCGTGCGGAGGTCGGCGAGACCCAGGCCGCCGTGGACGTGACGCTCGTCGCGAAGTATGGGATTCCGCTGCAGAAGCTCGCCGACGATGTGCGCGCCGCTGTCTACCGGGCCGTCGAAGAGCTCACCGGCCTGACGGTCATCGAGGTCAACGTGGAGATCGCCGACGTCTTCATCGGCGAAAGCAGGCCGGGCGATGCGCGCCAGCCGGAGCCACCTGTGGCGCCGCGCTCGGCCGGTCCGGCCGGAATCGAGGTGCTGTGA
- a CDS encoding AfsR/SARP family transcriptional regulator, which translates to MEWELRLLGCWQLLCNGQATAVGARQQRLIAALALVGQRSRSYLAGLLWPESPERQASGSLRATLFKVRHQLPGLLDDGIDPVSLSTEVAVDVQALRRSAEAARTGTGIGAGIAEKLFSAELLPGWYDDWVVFQQERLREVRISALEAIARHHLGTDDPAAAVAAAMHAAAIEPLRESAHALMIRGQIHAGNAAGAHRTLEDFRRRLRDEMGLEPSRRLEAAIGGNAGDELGLPGPLAAKNRTPVLAAQS; encoded by the coding sequence ATGGAATGGGAACTGCGCCTTTTGGGGTGCTGGCAGCTCCTGTGCAACGGCCAGGCGACTGCGGTGGGAGCCCGCCAGCAGCGCCTCATCGCCGCTCTGGCCCTCGTGGGCCAGCGCTCCCGAAGCTATCTTGCCGGCCTCCTCTGGCCGGAGAGTCCCGAGCGCCAGGCTTCGGGCAGCCTGCGGGCCACGTTGTTCAAGGTCCGCCACCAGCTACCCGGCCTTCTGGACGATGGGATTGATCCGGTGTCGCTGTCCACCGAGGTCGCGGTGGACGTTCAAGCACTGCGACGGAGCGCGGAGGCGGCGCGAACAGGCACCGGCATCGGCGCTGGAATCGCCGAGAAGCTCTTTTCGGCCGAACTCCTCCCCGGCTGGTACGACGATTGGGTCGTTTTCCAGCAGGAGCGGTTGCGCGAAGTGCGCATCTCCGCCCTGGAGGCGATCGCGCGCCACCACCTTGGGACCGACGATCCGGCCGCGGCCGTGGCTGCAGCGATGCACGCCGCTGCTATAGAACCCCTGCGCGAATCGGCGCACGCGCTGATGATCCGCGGTCAGATCCATGCGGGCAACGCGGCTGGCGCCCACCGCACGCTCGAAGACTTCCGCCGACGGCTGCGCGACGAAATGGGCCTTGAGCCCTCGCGGCGGCTCGAGGCGGCGATCGGCGGGAACGCGGGCGACGAATTGGGTCTCCCCGGCCCGCTCGCCGCGAAGAACCGCACGCCTGTGCTTGCCGCACAGTCCTGA